The following proteins are encoded in a genomic region of Trichoplusia ni isolate ovarian cell line Hi5 chromosome 18, tn1, whole genome shotgun sequence:
- the LOC113503200 gene encoding uncharacterized protein LOC113503200 isoform X2 has protein sequence MIIIYIDIILLIILLCLTLFMCGYCVYRVNRLRQNGEIAILLRPTKVVFTHKKEGTSTEELRTVVAYQNPFTGDYCVHKSRAGPKGYLNSLQPDSPDSGVSDEYEPLHLDPVGPQPQPPLPHVEQDRMPPGIVAMPQVREA, from the exons ATGATCATCATctatatagatataatattactGATTATCTTG TTATGTTTGACGTTATTCATGTGTGGCTACTGCGTGTACCGGGTCAACAGACTGAGACAAAACGGAGAG ATCGCGATATTGCTGAGGCCTACTAAGGTCGTGTTCACACACAAGAAGGAAGGGACTTCGACTGAAGAACTAAG AACTGTAGTGGCTTACCAGAACCCTTTCACTGGGGACTACTGCGTGCACAAGAGCCGCGCAGGTCCTAAGGGCTACCTGAACAGCCTGCAGCCGGACTCCCCGGACAGCGGGGTCTCGGACGAGTACGAGCCGCTGCACCTGGACCCCGTGGGGCCGCAGCCCCAGCCCCCACTCCCACACGTGGAGCAGGACCGCATGCCCCCCGGGATCGTTGCCATGCCGCAGGTACGGGAAG CCTGA
- the LOC113502847 gene encoding carboxypeptidase B-like — protein MQCIVPWMFTMELKYLVIFAVIDVVFAGKHDIYQGFSVHDVQLRNTADQKILFGMEYQFELDLWEHGMPGQREARVMVSEENRAAFLDALDAEGIEHYVHLTNVPEALEKFDEEQRIWSAGRNNRMIFENFQRYSEINSYIERIAERYPNLVSVVTAGKSFENRDIKYLKISTTNFNDPSKPIYFMNAMIHAREWVTTPVTLYSIYRLVENLRHEDADLRDDVDWIIMPLVNPDGYEYTHTNERLWRKTRSYYPEVNATCYGVDGNRNFDILFNTLGVSANPCAFTYPGHVAFSEPETQYIRDILHEYKDRIQIYMDIHSHGNYVLFGYGDASLTPNAAQLHQVGAAMGAAIDAKKLAKARYYLVGNSASVLYATSGSAQDYGQFVGVPFSYTLELPGYEYSFQVPARYQDQINEETWHGIAASARLAKLYYASRYVPPSPGPSPAAPAPTIAL, from the exons ATGCAGTGTATTGTGCCGTGGATGTTCACTATGGAGTTGAAATATTTGGTGATTTTCGCCGTGATCGATGTCGTGTTTGCTGGCAAACATGACATATATCAAGG GTTCTCAGTCCACGATGTCCAGCTACGCAACACCGCGGACCAGAAGATTCTGTTCGGGATGGAATACCAATTTGAGTTGGACTTATGGGAGCATGGCATGCCGGGGCAGCGCGAGGCCAGGGTCATGGTGAGCGAGGAGAACAGGGCCGCCTTCCTCGACGCATTGGATGCAGAGGGGATCGAACATTATGTGCACCTGACTAATGTACCAGA GGCCTTAGAAAAGTTTGATGAGGAGCAAAGAATATGGTCAGCAGGCAGAAACAACAGAATGATTTTTGAGAACTTTCAGAGGTATAGCGAG aTCAACAGTTACATAGAGAGGATAGCAGAGCGTTACCCCAACTTGGTATCCGTGGTCACCGCCGGCAAGAGTTTCGAGAATCGAGACATCAAGTATTTGAAG ATCTCGACAACCAACTTCAACGACCCCAGCAAGCCTATTTACTTCATGAACGCCATGATCCACGCGCGCGAGTGGGTGACGACGCCGGTGACGCTGTACAGCATCTACCGGCTGGTGGAGAACCTGCGCCACGAGGACGCCGACCTGAGGGACGATGTGGACTGGATCATCATGCCGCTCGTCAACCCTGATGGCTACGAGTACACTCATACTAAT GAACGTCTCTGGCGTAAGACCCGATCGTACTACCCTGAAGTCAACGCCACTTGCTATGGAGTAGACGGGAACAGGAATTTCGATATCTTATTCAACACTCTAGGAGTGTCTGCGAACCCTTGTGCTTTCACCTACCCTGGACACGTCGCGTTCTCGGAGCCCGAGACCCAGTACATCAGGGATATACTCCATGAGTACAAGGACAGGATTCAGATCTACATGGATATCCATAGCCACGGGAATTACGTGTTGTTTGGTTATGGTGACGCCAGCCTGACACCAAATGCTGCTCAGCTCCATCAAGTCGGTGCGGCGATGGGCGCTGCCATTGACGCCAAGAAGCTGGCCAAAGCGAGGTACTATCTGGTGGGAAACAGTGCCAGCGTGTTGTACGCTACGTCTGGAAGTGCGCAGGATTATGGCCAG tttGTGGGAGTCCCATTCTCGTACACCCTGGAGCTGCCTGGCTACGAGTACAGCTTCCAGGTGCCGGCGCGCTACCAGGACCAGATCAACGAGGAGACCTGGCACGGCATCGCGGCTTCTGCCAGACTCGCCAAGCTCTACTATGCCAGTCGCTATGTTCCACCTAGTCCTGGCCCCTCACCTGCCGCTCCTGCACCTACTATAGCCCTATAG
- the LOC113503200 gene encoding uncharacterized protein LOC113503200 isoform X1: protein MIIIYIDIILLIILLCLTLFMCGYCVYRVNRLRQNGEIAILLRPTKVVFTHKKEGTSTEELRTVVAYQNPFTGDYCVHKSRAGPKGYLNSLQPDSPDSGVSDEYEPLHLDPVGPQPQPPLPHVEQDRMPPGIVAMPQPDYTIKLQMSPELEDNSVNKTWNWNYKEYQI, encoded by the exons ATGATCATCATctatatagatataatattactGATTATCTTG TTATGTTTGACGTTATTCATGTGTGGCTACTGCGTGTACCGGGTCAACAGACTGAGACAAAACGGAGAG ATCGCGATATTGCTGAGGCCTACTAAGGTCGTGTTCACACACAAGAAGGAAGGGACTTCGACTGAAGAACTAAG AACTGTAGTGGCTTACCAGAACCCTTTCACTGGGGACTACTGCGTGCACAAGAGCCGCGCAGGTCCTAAGGGCTACCTGAACAGCCTGCAGCCGGACTCCCCGGACAGCGGGGTCTCGGACGAGTACGAGCCGCTGCACCTGGACCCCGTGGGGCCGCAGCCCCAGCCCCCACTCCCACACGTGGAGCAGGACCGCATGCCCCCCGGGATCGTTGCCATGCCGCAG CCTGACTACACCATCAAACTGCAGATGAGTCCGGAACTCGAGGACAACAGCGTGAACAAGACTTGGAACTGGAACTACAAAGAGTATCAGATCTGA